Within the Mucilaginibacter sp. CSA2-8R genome, the region GGGGTTAGGGTCGGGGATTACCGAAAACATGCAAGTGCTGCCCAGCCTTAATGGCATTCACAGTTCAACCGGTTTGCTTGTGGTAAATGATTGGAATGTGCAGACTTTCAGAGTGGATGATGTGCATATGGCGAGCGTAGCGTGCAGTGGAAATGTGAGGGAGGTTAGGTTTTTTAATTTTATTCATTAATCAAGGTATACACCAATCGCGTTTTTCAACACAATAAGCTATTATGCAGGCTGATGAATTGATTTGGTAGTAAATGTTTAGCTTTAAACAATGTTTGCATTAATCTTATCGCTGTAACTATAATCATGCCTTGCTTTACCTAAATTATGGGATGGTGATTTGGTGTTTCGCGACTTTTTTGTCGGCAGTCATCCATCGATACTCATAGCGGGCAGGTTTGAGTTTAGTCAGGTGAATAATGGAACTTGCTTAACAAGCTTAACCCTGTCGCCAACTCCATCTTTAAAATTATCTTTTTAAGCCAGTAATCTTTTTCCGCAAGTATTTATACTGTACCTTGTAATCGTAAGACATAATACTGATGCCTTTTACTTTTGCCCACCCTGCCATTGTACTACCCCTTATCAAAATTAGTAGGCGATGGTTGTCTCTTACTGCTTTAGTGGTTGGAAGTATGACACCGGATTTTGATTACTTCCTTAGGTTAAGAGTTAAAAGCGTGTATAGCTACACATTAGCAGGACTATTATGGTTTGATTTACCTTTAGGAGTTTTACTCACGGTTTTATACCTGGTTTGCGTTAAGGGAAAGTTATTAAGTGCTTTGCCCCAGTATTTATATCGAGATTATGATGGTCGAAGCCGCGACACGCCTCTTACAGTTCTTTCTGTTGAATACGTGGCTGTTATTTGTTATTCCGTACTATTGGGGGCGGCATCACATCTGTTTTGGGATGCATTTACGCATCCACACGGCTATTTCGTAGATCATATACTTTGGCTTAACAAAACTATTGCGATAGGCAATTTTAAGATTCAGTATTATAAGCTGCTCCAACATGCAAGTACTGCAGTTGGGTTGTCGATTATCGCTGCGATAATAGCGAACTGTCCGAAGTTGACTGCGAGAATTGATAAATCATTTCGCATTAATTTTTGGAAAACAGTTGCTTTAGTTGTGTTCTTCTTTGTCGTAATTAGGTTTTTACTTAGTTTTAATCATCTAAGTTTTGGAGATTTCGTGTTAACCATTATGTCTGCTTCTTTTGTCGGAATTTTTCTTTCTGCGGTCACAAATAGAGTAAAGTATAGGGGAGCACGATCTTTATTAAGTCCTCTACTAACGGATGGTCAATTTATATTATCAAGAGCAGATTATGCTACCGGAATTGTACTTGACGAAAATCTAAATTGGGCTGTTGATGATAAGCAAAACGTTTACACTGTTTATAATGACGTTGACCAAGCTATTGAAGCAGCAAGAAACATTGCTAACTATAGAGGTGATATAGAATGTTATGTTCATGACAGCCAAATGCGGCCTGTATATTTTATCCGGAAAGATGAAATTAAAGACCTAAGGCAATAGCGTGGTAGTATTTTAAATCATTGTTCAATGTTAAATTCTGCCATCCGCATAGACAATACTTATCTTTGCCACCATGCTCAAATATCTGCGCTGGCTGTTATTCCCATTTTCGCTGCTTTACGGCCTGGTAGTGGTAGTACGCAACTGGTTTTACGATGCAGGCCTGTTTAAAAGCCGAAAGTTTGAGCTGCCGGTCATCTGCGTGGGCAACCTGGATGTTGGTGGTGCGGGTAAAAGCCCTATGACCGAGTATTTGGTGCGTTTGCTAAAGTCAGATTTTAAACTGGCCACGCTAAGCCGGGGGTATGGCCGCCAAAGTAAAGGTTTTTGGGTTGCAAATAATGAAGTCGATCCTGTAAGAGAAATTACTGCTACTGCCGCTAAATCTACTGCAACCGCAAATATGGCTGCTCAACTCGGTGATGAACCTTCCCAGTTTGCGCAAAAGTTTCCGGACGTTACCGTAGCAGTTTGTGAAAAGCGGGTAGAGGGCATCGAACGGCTGCAAGCCAATCACGACCTCATTATTTTAGATGATGCTTACCAGCACCGGGCTGTCGAGCCGGGTTTTAGCGTATTATTGTTTGATTATAGCCGCATCAATGAGCCGCATCTGTTGCTGCCTGCCGGTAACCTGCGCGAGCCGTTTGTGGGCCGGTATCGGGCTGATGTTTTCGTGGTAAGTAAATGTCCGCCCGATTTAAGTGTAGCTGATCAACACAAAATAATAACTCAATTAAAACCTTTAAATTACCAGCAGGTATATTTTACGGCTATCACTTACCTGCCTTTGCAATGGTTAAACGGAGGTGACGAACCGGCTTCGCTTAATCAGAATACTACACTATTCCTGATCACGGGTATTGCCAATGCACGGCCGCTGTTACAGCATTTAGGTAAACTTACAACACACATTGTACATCATAATTATGCCGATCATCATCAATTTAGCTTAAAAAATATTGCTAAACTTGCACAAGATTTTAACAGCTGCACTGACGCTCAAAAAGTTATTATAACCACCGAAAAAGATGCGCAGCGCCTGCGCAACCCTCAGTTATTGCCCTTGGTAAACACACTGCCAATTATGGTGTTGCCAATTGGCATCAGCTTTTTAAACGGAGGCGAAGCGCAGTTTAATAAAACGATATTTAATTATGTTAGACAATATACAACGCACCGTAGCGTACATTAAAAAAAGCATCGGCGATTTTGAACCCGAAGCCGGCATTATTTTAGGCACTGGCCTGGGTGGTTTAGTTAAAGAGATAGAGGTAGAAAAACAGATGCTCTATGCTAACATTCCCGATTTTCCGGTAGCCACACTCGAATTTCATTCCGGCAAATTGATTTTTGGTACTCTGGCCGGTAAAAAGGTAGTGGCTATGCAGGGTCGTTTGCATTACTACGAAGGCTACAGCATGCAGCAAATTACCTTTCCGGTGAGGGTGATGAAAATGTTGGGTATCAAAACACTGTTTGTTTCTAATGCCAGCGGATCGCTTAATGCTGATTTTAAAACCGGCGATTTAATGGTGATTGAAGACCATATTAACCTGCAGCCATCAAATCCATTAATTGGAAGCAATTATGAAGAGTTAGGCCCGCGTTTTCCGGACATGAGTCAGCCTTACTCTAAAGAATTGACTCAAAAGGCACTGCAAATTGCAAAGCAAAATAATATCACCTGCCATAAAGGAGTGTATGTAGCTGTAACAGGTCCTAACTTGGAAACCCGTGCCGAATATCGCTACCTGCGTATTATAGGTGGTGATGCGGTAGGAATGAGCACTGTGCCCGAGGTAATTGTGGCAAACCACATGAGCCTGCCGGTATTTGCAATTTCGGTATTAACCGATGAAGGTTTCCCTGAAGTACTGAAGCCGGTATCATTAGAAGAAATTATAGAAACTGCTCAAAAAGCTGAACCGCATTTGACACATATATTGAAAGAGCTAATTGCAGGTTTGGATTAAGGAATTGGGTCGCCAGCTACTGGCTGCGGGTAGAGAAGAGGTGCAACAATGCATCAACTAAAAGCATTTAAAGAATTACAATCGTAAGTGCATACATTTAACACGAGCCCCAATAATATAATAAATAATAGCTTTAAGCAATAAGTATAGCCTTTGTGCTGTTAACATAAAACCAAACACATATGGGCGGCCAGTTGGCTGCCCTGATTGATTTTTATAAATGCCGGATCAATTCAAAAATTTTCTGCTTACGATGCTTTGCCTGGTAATCGGTCAGACGGCTTTTGCCCAAATACCTGACCGGCCTTACGGTGCCGACACCATTCGCAGTGGCCGTAAGCTTAACACCAGTGATTTGTTGGATAGTGCACGTAAGCGTGAGGAAAATAAGAAAGACACGGTAATTTATACATCAAAATATATTAAGGTTACTAACGAAGCACTGCTTAAAGACAGTACGCAGGTTTTTCCGTTAGATACCGGGTTAACTAACTTTGAGAATTTCAGTCCGCTGTTGCAACCTTACAGTCCACGCATGCATTTGGGCAGCACAGGCTTACCACAGCGCCCCATGTTGTTTGAGCCGCAAAAATCTGTTGGGTTTGATGTAGGCAACCATGCGTTAGATGTGTATATGCTACGGCCGAGTGATGTTCAATACTACCGTGCCCGGGTAGCATACACTAACCTGCAATTTTATAGTGGTGCTTTTGGCAACCCTAACGCAGACCAGGTGTTTAGGCTGGTGCATACCCAAAACGTTAAGCCTAACTGGAATTTTACTTTCAACTTCAATTCAACCGGTTCGCGCGGTTATTATACCCGCCAAAACGTAAGCGATTTAAATGCCGTAGTGGCTACCTGGTACGAGTCGAAAAGCAAGCGCTATAATTTATTGGGTAACCTGGTTTTTAACAACGTGCGTGCGCCCGAGAGCGGGTCAATACGTAACGGCGATATTTTCAACAAGGCCTCTTTCGACCCTTTGCAGGAAACGGTTCGCCTTACTAACGCTTACATCAATTATCGCAATAACGGCGTTTACCTGAAGCAATTCTATTACCTCGGCCGTATTGATACCATCAACGCCGCCGGCAAAGAGGGGCAAAAGATATTACCTACCCAGCGCGTTTCGCATACTATTTACTACAACGTACAAAAGTATCGTTTTGTCCAAAATGAGCCTGACACTTATAACGTATTCTCCGACTATTATTTTAATAACACTATCTCGCGCGACTCGCTGGCCGTAACCAATATCCGTAATGATTTTTCGTACAGTTTTTACCTGCGCGGCAAATCAGTAAGCTTTGTAAAAAATGAGGTGAAACTGGATGTCGGTCTGACACATGATTTTTTCCGTTATTCGCAGTACATCGTCGACTCCCTGCAAGCCACTACCAACCTACGTAACCAGGAACGCCGTGTGCAAAATGCCACTTATCAAAACGTAAGGCTAAACGCAAAGTTCAGTTATCGTTTTAGCGACCGGGTAAATTTGCAAGGTGATTTTCAGCAAGTAGTGGTGGGTTACAACTTTGGCGATTATTTGTATGATGCCAAGC harbors:
- a CDS encoding DUF4184 family protein; translation: MPFTFAHPAIVLPLIKISRRWLSLTALVVGSMTPDFDYFLRLRVKSVYSYTLAGLLWFDLPLGVLLTVLYLVCVKGKLLSALPQYLYRDYDGRSRDTPLTVLSVEYVAVICYSVLLGAASHLFWDAFTHPHGYFVDHILWLNKTIAIGNFKIQYYKLLQHASTAVGLSIIAAIIANCPKLTARIDKSFRINFWKTVALVVFFFVVIRFLLSFNHLSFGDFVLTIMSASFVGIFLSAVTNRVKYRGARSLLSPLLTDGQFILSRADYATGIVLDENLNWAVDDKQNVYTVYNDVDQAIEAARNIANYRGDIECYVHDSQMRPVYFIRKDEIKDLRQ
- the lpxK gene encoding tetraacyldisaccharide 4'-kinase, which produces MLKYLRWLLFPFSLLYGLVVVVRNWFYDAGLFKSRKFELPVICVGNLDVGGAGKSPMTEYLVRLLKSDFKLATLSRGYGRQSKGFWVANNEVDPVREITATAAKSTATANMAAQLGDEPSQFAQKFPDVTVAVCEKRVEGIERLQANHDLIILDDAYQHRAVEPGFSVLLFDYSRINEPHLLLPAGNLREPFVGRYRADVFVVSKCPPDLSVADQHKIITQLKPLNYQQVYFTAITYLPLQWLNGGDEPASLNQNTTLFLITGIANARPLLQHLGKLTTHIVHHNYADHHQFSLKNIAKLAQDFNSCTDAQKVIITTEKDAQRLRNPQLLPLVNTLPIMVLPIGISFLNGGEAQFNKTIFNYVRQYTTHRSVH
- a CDS encoding purine-nucleoside phosphorylase; this encodes MLDNIQRTVAYIKKSIGDFEPEAGIILGTGLGGLVKEIEVEKQMLYANIPDFPVATLEFHSGKLIFGTLAGKKVVAMQGRLHYYEGYSMQQITFPVRVMKMLGIKTLFVSNASGSLNADFKTGDLMVIEDHINLQPSNPLIGSNYEELGPRFPDMSQPYSKELTQKALQIAKQNNITCHKGVYVAVTGPNLETRAEYRYLRIIGGDAVGMSTVPEVIVANHMSLPVFAISVLTDEGFPEVLKPVSLEEIIETAQKAEPHLTHILKELIAGLD
- a CDS encoding putative porin, whose product is MPDQFKNFLLTMLCLVIGQTAFAQIPDRPYGADTIRSGRKLNTSDLLDSARKREENKKDTVIYTSKYIKVTNEALLKDSTQVFPLDTGLTNFENFSPLLQPYSPRMHLGSTGLPQRPMLFEPQKSVGFDVGNHALDVYMLRPSDVQYYRARVAYTNLQFYSGAFGNPNADQVFRLVHTQNVKPNWNFTFNFNSTGSRGYYTRQNVSDLNAVVATWYESKSKRYNLLGNLVFNNVRAPESGSIRNGDIFNKASFDPLQETVRLTNAYINYRNNGVYLKQFYYLGRIDTINAAGKEGQKILPTQRVSHTIYYNVQKYRFVQNEPDTYNVFSDYYFNNTISRDSLAVTNIRNDFSYSFYLRGKSVSFVKNEVKLDVGLTHDFFRYSQYIVDSLQATTNLRNQERRVQNATYQNVRLNAKFSYRFSDRVNLQGDFQQVVVGYNFGDYLYDAKLSLAGGEKAGRIILGAYAQNNEAPLVFKNYISNHYVFNNTNIGKQQINNVSFNYINDKLQIDLKAEYFLVNGYQYFAAQTPNGNDVAPKQLDAPLNLLKISAGKKFAFGKFHAEDYFVYQQSDYQTTLRIPQIYNYANIYYTKLFFNNLLTSIGVSARYNTRYTAPNYAVGIGQFYNSSDISFITTPIITPYIKATLFRTNLFIMYDYVNQGLQSNGYYTVNRYPMPYRLLKFGVSWSFYN